One Phoenix dactylifera cultivar Barhee BC4 chromosome 14, palm_55x_up_171113_PBpolish2nd_filt_p, whole genome shotgun sequence DNA window includes the following coding sequences:
- the LOC120113178 gene encoding protein FLX-like 2, with translation MASSGHKPSESERQRIEAPGLLYDRSYPGWGEENIAAQAAEIESLVGKNQGLIASNATLRQEILYTQQEMQRLQAYVARVQTERNMQIRGLLEKIRKTEADVSDGEIVKRELRKAYLERHSLVAEKQELIIKIQRVTEELQKAYTDIRKLPEMHAETDGLRQDYQRICAAFGSERSLNAEKVKQMNAMEGYLISMASEAAKLRTELANAPNPYGGIYGSPDPIQALSGQSDKECRYGQGGGHVDCFYGYGENPGASLGHGGSVSCAEVYGMTQAQVTSAIDGDGLNASTGESFAGEETNPSQVTIISGGLAAEGVSGVGDETGGGAP, from the exons ATGGCAAGCAGCGGGCATAAACCATCAGAATCTGAAAGACAGCGTATCGAGGCTCCTGGGTTGCTGTATGATCGCTCTTATCCTGGGTGGGGCGAAGAAAATATCGCAGCTCAGGCAGCTGAGATAGAAAGTCTTGTAGGTAAAAATCAAGGACTGATAGCAAGCAATGCGACCTTGAGACAGGAGATTCTTTATACTCAGCAGGAAATGCAGAGGCTGCAAGCTTATGTTGCTCGTGTGCAGACCGAAAGAAATATGCAGATCAGAGGACTACTGGAAAAGATTAGGAAAACGGAAGCTGATGTCAGTGATGGTGAAATAGTGAAGAGGGAACTACGGAAGGCATACTTGGAGAGACACAGCCTGGTAGCTGAAAAACAGGAACTGATCATCAAAATCCAGCGTGTGACAGAAGAACTACAGAAAGCCTACACAGACATCAGAAAGCTGCCTGAGATGCATGCTGAGACAGATGGGTTAAGACAGGATTATCAAAGAATATG TGCCGCTTTTGGGTCTGAAAGGAGCTTGAATGCTGAAAAAGTCAAGCAGATGAATGCAATGGAGGGGTACCTGATATCCATGGCTAGTGAAGCTGCGAAGCTACGAACTGAGTTGGCGAATG cacCAAATCCATATGGAGGCATATATGGAAGTCCAGATCCTATTCAAGCACTATCAGGACAGAGTGATAAAGAATGTAGATATGGCCAAGGTGGTGGGCATGTAGATTGCTTTTATGGGTATGGAGAAAATCCAGGTGCTAGCCTTGGCCATGGAGGTTCTGTCAGTTGTGCTGAAGTGTATGGAATGACTCAGGCTCAAGTAACCAGTGCAATAGATGGAGATGGATTGAATGCATCCACTGGTGAGAGTTTTGCTGGAGAGGAAACCAATCCTTCACAGGTTACAATCATAAGTGGTGGGCTAGCAGCTGAAGGAGTGAGTGGCGTTGGCGATGAgacaggaggaggagctccataG
- the LOC103717564 gene encoding GDSL esterase/lipase ACHE-like isoform X2: MASYPIFSLIILALSSLLPSLSISISPCDFPAIFNFGDSNSDTGGLSAAFGPAPPPNGETFFGMPAGRYSDGRLIIDFIGGVFKDLLPTEDYFSRALYTFDIGQNDLTSGYFDNMTTEEVKAYVPDVLNKFTIVVKNIYGQGGRFFWIHNTGPFGCLPYVLDRLLLTAAQVDRVGCGAPFNEVAKLFNVKLKKTVNQLRKDLPLAVFTYVDVYSVKYELISQANKHGFEHPLVTCCGHGGKYNYNAHLGCGGKITVNNTEILVGKSCEDPSKRTCWDGVHYTEAANKWVFDQIVEGAFSDPPIPLRMACKKQQ, translated from the exons ATGGCTTCTTATCCCATCTTTTCTCTCATCATCTTAGCACTTAGCTCTCTTCTACCATCACTCTCGATCTCCATCTCGCCCTGTGACTTCCCGGCCATCTTCAACTTCGGAGACTCCAACTCCGACACCGGCGGGTTATCGGCGGCTTTCGGTCCTGCTCCCCCGCCCAACGGCGAGACCTTCTTCGGGATGCCGGCGGGGAGATACTCCGATGGACGCCTAATTATCGACTTCATTG GAGgagttttcaaggatttattacCCACTGAAGATTACTTCTCTCGGGCTCTGTATACTTTTGACATTGGTCAAAATGACCTCACTTCGGGCTATTTTGATAACATGACAACTGAGGAAGTTAAAGCATATGTCCCGGATGTTCTCAACAAGTTCACTATAGTTGTAAAG AATATATATGGGCAAGGTGGGAGGTTCTTTTGGATCCACAACACTGGTCCCTTCGGCTGCCTCCCATATGTTTTAGACCGTCTTCTCCTCACGGCAGCTCAGGTGGACCGGGTTGGCTGCGGAGCTCCTTTCAACGAGGTGGCCAAGCTCTTCAACGTAAAGCTCAAGAAGACCGTAAACCAGCTAAGAAAGGACCTGCCTCTAGCCGTATTCACCTACGTGGATGTCTACTCCGTTAAGTACGAGCTCATAAGCCAAGCCAACAAGCATG GATTTGAGCATCCTCTCGTGACTTGCTGTGGGCATGGTGGCAAGTACAATTATAATGCTCATTTGGGTTGTGGAGGGAAGATTACTGTGAACAACACCGAGATTTTGGTCGGAAAATCGTGCGAGGATCCTTCGAAGAGGACATGCTGGGACGGAGTTCATTACACTGAAGCTGCTAACAAGTGGGTGTTTGATCAGATAGTAGAGGGTGCTTTCTCGGACCCTCCAATCCCACTAAGAATGGCATGCAAGAAGCAGCAATGA
- the LOC103717564 gene encoding GDSL esterase/lipase ACHE-like isoform X1 yields the protein MASYPIFSLIILALSSLLPSLSISISPCDFPAIFNFGDSNSDTGGLSAAFGPAPPPNGETFFGMPAGRYSDGRLIIDFIAQSLGLPYLSAYLDSVGTNFSHGANFATAGSTIRRQNKTLFQGGFSPFSLDVQSWQFSQFKSRSQLAYKRGGVFKDLLPTEDYFSRALYTFDIGQNDLTSGYFDNMTTEEVKAYVPDVLNKFTIVVKNIYGQGGRFFWIHNTGPFGCLPYVLDRLLLTAAQVDRVGCGAPFNEVAKLFNVKLKKTVNQLRKDLPLAVFTYVDVYSVKYELISQANKHGFEHPLVTCCGHGGKYNYNAHLGCGGKITVNNTEILVGKSCEDPSKRTCWDGVHYTEAANKWVFDQIVEGAFSDPPIPLRMACKKQQ from the exons ATGGCTTCTTATCCCATCTTTTCTCTCATCATCTTAGCACTTAGCTCTCTTCTACCATCACTCTCGATCTCCATCTCGCCCTGTGACTTCCCGGCCATCTTCAACTTCGGAGACTCCAACTCCGACACCGGCGGGTTATCGGCGGCTTTCGGTCCTGCTCCCCCGCCCAACGGCGAGACCTTCTTCGGGATGCCGGCGGGGAGATACTCCGATGGACGCCTAATTATCGACTTCATTG CCCAAAGCCTGGGACTTCCTTATCTAAGTGCATACCTTGATTCGGTCGGGACTAATTTCTCCCATGGAGCCAATTTTGCGACGGCAGGATCAACGATCAGACGACAGAATAAAACATTATTTCAGGGTGGTTTTAGTCCCTTCTCCTTAGATGTGCAATCCTGGCAGTTCTCTCAGTTCAAATCTAGATCCCAGTTGGCTTACAAACGAG GAGgagttttcaaggatttattacCCACTGAAGATTACTTCTCTCGGGCTCTGTATACTTTTGACATTGGTCAAAATGACCTCACTTCGGGCTATTTTGATAACATGACAACTGAGGAAGTTAAAGCATATGTCCCGGATGTTCTCAACAAGTTCACTATAGTTGTAAAG AATATATATGGGCAAGGTGGGAGGTTCTTTTGGATCCACAACACTGGTCCCTTCGGCTGCCTCCCATATGTTTTAGACCGTCTTCTCCTCACGGCAGCTCAGGTGGACCGGGTTGGCTGCGGAGCTCCTTTCAACGAGGTGGCCAAGCTCTTCAACGTAAAGCTCAAGAAGACCGTAAACCAGCTAAGAAAGGACCTGCCTCTAGCCGTATTCACCTACGTGGATGTCTACTCCGTTAAGTACGAGCTCATAAGCCAAGCCAACAAGCATG GATTTGAGCATCCTCTCGTGACTTGCTGTGGGCATGGTGGCAAGTACAATTATAATGCTCATTTGGGTTGTGGAGGGAAGATTACTGTGAACAACACCGAGATTTTGGTCGGAAAATCGTGCGAGGATCCTTCGAAGAGGACATGCTGGGACGGAGTTCATTACACTGAAGCTGCTAACAAGTGGGTGTTTGATCAGATAGTAGAGGGTGCTTTCTCGGACCCTCCAATCCCACTAAGAATGGCATGCAAGAAGCAGCAATGA